Proteins encoded by one window of Acetivibrio thermocellus ATCC 27405:
- a CDS encoding PEP/pyruvate-binding domain-containing protein: MPAFERVRSGIPSLDKVLDNIRLGDNVVIQVTCLNDFKRIVHPFVNQSIEDKRNIIYIRFSNHEPLLEYMDGLKIYQLNANRGFEAFTVEVHNIIDKEGREAFYVFDSLSDLQVAWSTDLMMGNFFCVTCPYLFELDTVALFPVLRGHHDFATIARIQETTQLFIDVYSDEKDTFIHPIKVWNRYLPDMYMPYRLNDDNELESLTGSVDLADYYNLIHNEQKRHAEQNIDSYERFFREAREAYYRGEITDWTLNKITRSMMTRDHRMADLIRKEFSPEDYFHIKERMIGTGTIGGKACGMLLARKMVANYLPQYVKYLEPQDSYYIGTDIFYSYIVENKLWKLRILQRNDKYYFEKAEELKNAISNGKFSEPIRAQFRRMLNYFGQIPIIVRSSSFLEDGFGNAFAGKYESIFCVNACDPEERLLQFEDAVRRVYASTMDRSALEYRRQRGLDKMDEQMAILVQRVSGTKFDKYYMPCAAGVGFSYSVYRWSDEFSADAGLLRLVAGLGTKAVDRTGVDYPRLVNLDNPESTILTRSSDKHRFSQRRVDVIDLQKNEVRDIDVSELIPELPDWYVNLVCEHDYDTERMFYERGQRRNVLFVSCDGIVKKRELMKMMKDILSTLQEHYGNPVDVEYTINFRKDGAFTVNLLQCRPMAVWESAANREIPNIEKDKVLFKVNQTFMGNSAELNIDVVVWIDSKKYHGYPYNQKSSLCSVVSKINKYYEGKNKKLMLVSPGRIGTSSPELGVPVVFSDISNFKVLCEYADIEIGFVPELSYGSHMFQDIVETEMFYVAVMGTERSGTEVFNKEFFKNEPSVLGKIVPEAEAYEDIIKVYEFGVSKSLSLYADFKKRTAVCGVNS, from the coding sequence ATGCCGGCTTTTGAAAGGGTTAGATCAGGTATACCGAGTTTGGACAAGGTTCTTGACAACATAAGACTTGGAGATAATGTGGTCATACAGGTAACTTGTTTGAATGATTTTAAAAGAATAGTGCATCCCTTTGTAAATCAATCCATTGAGGACAAAAGAAATATTATTTATATCCGTTTTTCCAACCATGAACCTTTACTGGAATACATGGACGGGCTGAAAATTTATCAGCTGAATGCCAATCGAGGGTTTGAGGCCTTTACGGTTGAGGTCCACAATATAATTGATAAGGAGGGAAGGGAGGCATTTTATGTGTTTGATTCCCTTTCCGACCTGCAGGTTGCCTGGTCCACAGACTTGATGATGGGAAATTTCTTTTGTGTAACCTGCCCCTATTTGTTTGAACTTGACACTGTGGCATTGTTTCCTGTACTGAGAGGGCATCACGATTTTGCAACAATTGCCCGTATTCAGGAGACAACACAGCTGTTTATTGATGTGTATTCGGACGAAAAAGATACGTTTATACATCCTATTAAAGTTTGGAACCGCTATTTGCCTGACATGTATATGCCTTACAGGCTGAATGACGACAACGAGCTGGAATCCCTGACCGGCAGTGTGGATTTGGCAGATTACTACAATCTTATTCATAATGAGCAAAAGAGGCACGCCGAGCAGAATATTGACAGTTATGAAAGGTTTTTCAGGGAGGCCAGGGAAGCTTATTACAGGGGTGAAATTACAGACTGGACTCTTAATAAAATAACCCGCAGCATGATGACCCGCGACCACAGAATGGCTGATTTGATAAGAAAAGAATTCAGTCCTGAGGATTATTTCCATATCAAAGAAAGAATGATCGGTACCGGAACAATTGGGGGAAAGGCATGTGGTATGCTTTTGGCAAGAAAAATGGTTGCAAACTACCTGCCTCAGTATGTAAAGTATTTGGAGCCTCAGGATTCCTATTATATCGGAACTGATATCTTTTATTCATATATCGTGGAAAACAAACTCTGGAAATTACGTATTTTACAGCGTAATGACAAGTATTATTTTGAAAAGGCGGAAGAACTGAAAAATGCGATATCAAACGGTAAATTTTCCGAGCCCATTAGGGCGCAATTCAGAAGAATGCTGAACTATTTCGGACAAATTCCTATCATTGTGCGTTCGAGCAGTTTCCTGGAAGACGGATTTGGAAATGCTTTTGCGGGAAAATACGAGTCGATTTTCTGCGTAAACGCATGCGATCCGGAAGAAAGGCTTTTGCAATTTGAAGACGCGGTGCGCAGGGTATATGCAAGCACGATGGACAGGTCTGCTTTGGAGTACCGCAGACAACGGGGACTTGATAAAATGGACGAGCAAATGGCGATTTTGGTGCAGCGTGTCAGCGGAACGAAATTTGACAAATATTATATGCCATGTGCTGCGGGAGTTGGTTTTTCCTATAGTGTATACCGCTGGAGTGATGAATTTAGTGCAGATGCGGGACTTCTGCGTTTGGTTGCAGGTCTGGGTACAAAGGCGGTGGACAGAACGGGTGTCGATTATCCCCGGCTGGTAAACCTGGATAATCCTGAAAGTACCATTTTAACGAGGTCGAGTGATAAACATCGTTTTTCACAGCGAAGAGTGGATGTTATTGATTTACAGAAAAATGAAGTAAGAGATATTGATGTAAGTGAACTGATTCCTGAGCTTCCGGATTGGTATGTGAATCTTGTCTGTGAGCATGATTATGATACTGAGAGAATGTTTTATGAAAGAGGACAGAGACGAAATGTTCTTTTTGTTTCGTGTGACGGGATTGTTAAGAAAAGAGAGCTTATGAAAATGATGAAAGATATTCTTTCCACTCTTCAGGAGCATTACGGAAATCCTGTGGATGTGGAATACACAATTAATTTCAGAAAGGACGGAGCATTTACCGTAAATCTTCTTCAGTGCAGGCCCATGGCTGTATGGGAGAGTGCTGCCAATCGGGAAATTCCGAATATTGAAAAAGATAAAGTTCTGTTTAAAGTTAATCAGACTTTTATGGGGAATTCCGCAGAGTTGAACATTGATGTGGTTGTGTGGATTGACTCAAAAAAGTATCATGGTTATCCTTATAATCAGAAAAGCTCTTTGTGCAGTGTAGTCTCTAAAATTAACAAATATTATGAAGGAAAGAATAAGAAACTGATGCTTGTAAGCCCGGGGCGAATTGGGACTTCATCCCCTGAATTGGGAGTTCCGGTTGTGTTTTCGGATATATCCAATTTTAAAGTCCTATGCGAGTATGCGGATATTGAAATTGGATTTGTTCCTGAGTTGTCTTATGGCAGTCATATGTTTCAGGACATAGTTGAAACGGAAATGTTTTATGTGGCGGTAATGGGCACCGAGCGAAGCGGTACCGAAGTATTTAACAAAGAGTTTTTCAAAAATGAGCCTTCGGTTCTGGGTAAGATTGTTCCTGAAGCTGAAGCATATGAAGATATCATCAAAGTATATGAATTTGGTGTTTCAAAATCACTAAGCCTCTATGCTGATTTTAAGAAAAGAACTGCAGTTTGCGGTGTAAATTCTTAA
- a CDS encoding DUF6271 family protein: MNKTRGNVAVYKLHEYLPNLPGRNTLASDYFAFDVSTALGVPSVHHSREVFHEYHDQRFVFENKKRYWEGIAKFSDYFNLYMSIFNDNLDMKYGNTRNKVISNDITFDIANKIKNLKNESRVVRENRIKDIANHILLPFDEKYNAIGKFILQTAQNIVDEANREYLLHAELIDKWPQIVIKAKNINLMDII; the protein is encoded by the coding sequence ATAAACAAGACAAGGGGCAATGTAGCTGTCTACAAACTGCATGAATATTTACCCAATCTTCCCGGAAGAAACACTCTTGCATCCGACTATTTCGCATTTGATGTTTCAACAGCCCTTGGTGTGCCTTCAGTTCATCACTCAAGAGAGGTTTTTCATGAATACCATGACCAAAGATTTGTATTTGAAAACAAAAAGCGTTATTGGGAGGGAATTGCAAAATTTTCGGACTATTTCAATTTGTACATGTCCATCTTTAACGACAATTTGGATATGAAATACGGAAATACCAGAAATAAAGTTATTTCCAATGACATTACTTTTGACATTGCAAATAAAATAAAAAACTTAAAAAATGAATCAAGGGTGGTTCGTGAGAACAGAATTAAAGATATTGCAAATCACATACTTTTACCCTTTGACGAAAAATATAATGCCATTGGAAAATTTATATTGCAAACAGCACAAAATATTGTCGATGAAGCCAACCGCGAATATCTTCTTCATGCTGAGTTGATTGATAAATGGCCTCAAATAGTAATTAAAGCCAAAAATATTAATCTTATGGATATCATTTAG
- a CDS encoding YmaF family protein has translation MHHKIRYYRSNTLYIVNIICIEVIIMQNSLHSHRFMGRTTFNDGHIHEYSGITSVNLNSPGHIHYMAGETTFEDGHIHRYSLQTGPSIPVSGGHIHYYYTATSFEDGHIHYLYGYTSVYNNQ, from the coding sequence ATGCACCATAAAATACGTTATTATAGAAGTAACACCCTCTACATAGTTAACATAATATGTATTGAGGTGATTATTATGCAAAACAGTTTGCACAGTCATAGATTTATGGGAAGAACTACTTTTAATGACGGCCATATTCATGAATATTCAGGTATAACCAGTGTAAACCTCAACAGTCCCGGTCACATACACTACATGGCTGGCGAAACCACCTTCGAAGACGGTCATATACATCGTTATAGCCTACAAACAGGTCCCAGTATACCCGTTAGCGGTGGACATATACACTATTACTACACTGCAACCTCTTTTGAGGATGGTCATATTCACTATTTATATGGGTATACAAGCGTTTATAATAATCAATAA
- the purF gene encoding amidophosphoribosyltransferase, whose amino-acid sequence MFDVIRGKHFNYVHNLLKKDEFGFDKPKEECGVFGIYSKGNLDTARLTYYALYALQHRGQESAGIAVNNGGTLLFHKDMGLVPEIFNEKILNSLKGKIAIGHVRYSTTGASSRENSQPMVIKYKNGQMAMAHNGNLVNAAKIREKLEEEGIIFQSTIDSEVILNLISRFRLTSNNIEEAIVKVMKEIKGAYSLVILTPNKLIGIRDPHGIRPLCIGRIDDSYVLASETCALDAVDAEYVRDVNPGEIIVIEESGMTSIQTEVPEKTALCIFEYIYFARPDSYIDGVSVHRARIEAGRRLAREHPVEADLVFGVPDSGVSAALGYSMESGIPYDLGLIKNKYIGRTFIQPEQGQRESGVKIKLNALKEAVNGKRVVMIDDSIVRGTTSKRLVQILRDAGAKEVHMRISSPPYMYPCFFGVDTSSRSQLIAAECSVEEIRKMTGADSLGYLSLEGLLKTPVGAKCGFCTGCFTGKYPMEVPKDASKYSCG is encoded by the coding sequence ATGTTTGATGTAATAAGGGGAAAGCATTTTAATTACGTACACAATTTGTTGAAAAAAGATGAGTTTGGGTTTGACAAGCCGAAAGAAGAGTGTGGAGTTTTCGGTATTTACAGTAAAGGTAATTTGGATACCGCACGTCTGACTTATTATGCCCTTTATGCGCTTCAGCACAGAGGACAGGAAAGTGCGGGAATTGCCGTCAACAATGGTGGGACACTTCTCTTTCACAAGGACATGGGGCTTGTTCCCGAGATTTTCAATGAAAAAATTTTAAACAGTCTCAAAGGCAAAATTGCAATAGGACATGTGAGATATTCGACTACCGGTGCGAGCAGCAGGGAAAACTCCCAGCCTATGGTTATAAAGTACAAGAACGGACAGATGGCCATGGCTCATAACGGCAATCTTGTTAATGCCGCAAAGATAAGAGAAAAACTTGAGGAAGAGGGTATTATATTCCAGTCGACTATAGATTCCGAGGTAATTTTGAATTTGATTTCAAGATTCAGGCTGACCAGCAACAATATTGAAGAGGCCATTGTCAAGGTAATGAAGGAGATAAAAGGTGCGTATTCGCTGGTTATTCTCACACCAAACAAGCTTATTGGTATCAGAGACCCTCACGGTATAAGACCGCTTTGCATCGGCCGTATAGATGATTCCTATGTTCTTGCTTCAGAGACTTGCGCTCTTGATGCAGTAGATGCCGAATATGTAAGAGATGTAAATCCCGGAGAGATTATCGTTATTGAAGAGAGCGGAATGACTTCAATACAAACGGAAGTTCCGGAAAAGACGGCACTTTGCATTTTTGAGTATATTTACTTTGCAAGACCCGACAGCTATATTGACGGTGTAAGTGTTCACAGAGCGAGAATTGAGGCCGGAAGAAGGCTTGCCCGGGAGCATCCTGTGGAAGCCGACCTTGTTTTCGGAGTTCCGGATTCGGGTGTATCCGCGGCACTGGGTTATTCCATGGAGTCGGGAATACCTTATGATTTGGGACTTATAAAAAACAAATATATCGGAAGAACCTTTATTCAGCCGGAACAGGGACAGAGGGAAAGCGGAGTGAAAATTAAGCTTAATGCTTTGAAGGAAGCCGTTAACGGTAAAAGGGTTGTTATGATAGATGACTCAATAGTCAGAGGTACTACCAGCAAGAGACTTGTTCAAATTTTAAGGGATGCCGGTGCGAAGGAAGTTCATATGAGAATCAGCTCTCCGCCTTATATGTATCCATGTTTCTTTGGAGTTGACACATCGAGCAGGTCCCAGCTTATTGCGGCGGAATGTTCCGTTGAGGAAATCAGAAAGATGACAGGTGCGGACAGCCTTGGGTACTTAAGTCTCGAAGGGCTCTTGAAAACGCCGGTGGGAGCAAAATGCGGTTTTTGTACCGGATGCTTCACAGGCAAATATCCGATGGAAGTACCTAAAGATGCCAGCAAGTATAGTTGCGGGTAA
- the purE gene encoding 5-(carboxyamino)imidazole ribonucleotide mutase produces MGVTNVEKKPKVAVVMGSDSDFSVLQNCIKVLKQFDVEVSAIVCSAHRTPDKAAEFAKGAEENGFDVIIAGAGKAAHLPGVLAAFTPLPVIGVPIKSSTMDGLDSLLSIVQMPSGIPVATVAIDGAENAALLAVQILSTAYKDLRDKMKEYKKQLEKKVEEKNKALQEKIKEL; encoded by the coding sequence ATGGGTGTGACCAATGTTGAAAAAAAACCAAAAGTTGCTGTTGTAATGGGGAGTGATTCCGATTTTTCAGTTTTACAGAACTGCATCAAGGTCTTAAAGCAGTTTGATGTGGAGGTTTCGGCAATAGTTTGCTCGGCCCACAGGACACCCGACAAAGCGGCTGAGTTCGCTAAAGGTGCCGAAGAAAACGGTTTTGATGTTATAATAGCCGGTGCGGGAAAAGCGGCTCATTTGCCGGGAGTTCTGGCAGCATTTACGCCCCTTCCGGTTATCGGTGTGCCAATTAAATCATCTACAATGGACGGGCTTGATTCACTGCTGTCTATAGTTCAAATGCCTTCAGGAATTCCGGTTGCCACGGTTGCGATAGACGGTGCGGAAAATGCTGCTTTGCTTGCGGTTCAGATATTGTCAACTGCTTACAAGGATCTCAGGGACAAAATGAAGGAATATAAAAAGCAGCTTGAGAAAAAGGTTGAAGAGAAGAACAAAGCTCTTCAGGAAAAGATAAAAGAACTTTAA
- a CDS encoding AEC family transporter, which produces MVDVQSLTEQIRILVNQISVLVIMGLIGFIAGKTRYLPDNSGSVLSRTVIKLTAPLLIFTTLAGRNFTKDILINGMWIFLLAVVFIMFSFVVGHFAGKILKLEGATANVFKMHFMFGNVIYLAFPLLRSLYGDGILIYAVFYNLANDAVLWTLGIFLVNRHNKVSVKDNLKHLVNANTIAFATGLVIMLIKSNFKGFIDGIPYIYDIGGFIANAFTPIGEATVPLSMLFIGLILSETKISSTKDLLKRYPIFVLALFKLILIPCIALFVFSFVDFVEPLVKAVIILQLSMPCATIVPALAEQYGSDYRLATENVFITTILGIVTMPFVVYLLTLAG; this is translated from the coding sequence ATGGTCGATGTTCAAAGCCTTACGGAGCAAATACGAATTTTAGTCAATCAAATTTCTGTTTTAGTGATAATGGGACTCATAGGGTTTATTGCAGGTAAAACCCGTTATCTTCCGGATAATTCGGGATCAGTGCTTTCAAGAACGGTAATAAAGCTTACGGCACCGCTCCTGATTTTTACGACCCTGGCGGGACGAAATTTTACTAAAGACATTCTGATAAACGGAATGTGGATATTCCTTTTGGCGGTAGTATTTATAATGTTTTCCTTTGTAGTGGGGCATTTTGCCGGAAAGATATTAAAACTTGAAGGGGCAACTGCGAACGTATTTAAAATGCATTTCATGTTTGGAAACGTAATTTATCTGGCTTTTCCCCTTTTAAGGTCACTTTATGGAGACGGTATTTTAATCTATGCTGTGTTTTACAATTTGGCGAATGACGCTGTTTTATGGACTTTGGGAATTTTTCTCGTAAACAGGCACAACAAGGTGAGTGTGAAAGATAATTTAAAGCATCTTGTAAATGCCAATACCATAGCTTTTGCAACAGGTCTTGTTATTATGCTGATAAAGTCAAATTTCAAAGGATTTATAGACGGCATTCCATACATTTATGATATAGGCGGATTCATAGCCAATGCATTTACTCCTATAGGAGAGGCTACGGTTCCTTTGTCAATGCTTTTTATAGGCCTGATATTGTCTGAAACGAAAATAAGCAGTACGAAGGATTTATTAAAAAGATACCCTATATTTGTTTTAGCTTTGTTTAAACTTATCCTGATTCCGTGTATTGCTTTGTTCGTATTTTCTTTTGTGGATTTTGTAGAACCTCTTGTGAAAGCGGTAATCATACTGCAGCTTTCGATGCCGTGTGCCACAATTGTTCCCGCTTTGGCGGAGCAGTACGGTTCTGATTACAGGCTCGCCACCGAAAACGTGTTTATAACGACAATACTGGGGATTGTGACAATGCCCTTTGTGGTTTATTTGCTGACTTTGGCCGGATAA
- a CDS encoding NCS2 family permease yields MEKFFKLKENGTNVRTEFIAGLTTFVTMAYVIFVNPNTLEASGMDKGAVFVATILAAIIGTLIMGLVANVPYAQAPGMGLNAFFAYTVVLGQGFTWQQALALVFLCGLINILITVTRIRKMLIAAIPQSLQYAISGGIGLFITYIGIKQAHLLDFTVSSGTYTTLPNGNVVSGDIVPALADFTDPVTQLALIGLVITVVLMLLKVRGAILWGIMATTVIGLFMGITPIPELTASNFLPPSISPTFLKLDLAGLFTDPAKIPTVLATILAFSLSDTFDTIGTFLGTGRKTGIFDEEDEKALHSGKGFKSRLDKALFADSTATSIGALLGTSNTTTYVESAAGISVGGRTGLTSVFTALFFFLALFLSPIAGMVTSAATAPALIVVGILMMESLAKIKWDEFEEAVSAFFTVVVMPFTYSISNGVAAGFVFYVITKIVKGKAKEVHPILYVVVLLFILNFVFSALKL; encoded by the coding sequence ATGGAAAAGTTCTTTAAGCTCAAGGAAAACGGCACAAATGTCAGGACGGAATTTATAGCAGGTTTAACTACTTTCGTAACGATGGCATATGTTATTTTTGTCAATCCCAATACCCTGGAAGCTTCGGGAATGGACAAAGGTGCTGTGTTTGTTGCAACAATACTTGCAGCAATAATCGGTACATTGATAATGGGATTGGTGGCAAACGTTCCGTATGCCCAAGCTCCGGGAATGGGGCTTAACGCATTCTTTGCATACACCGTTGTTTTGGGACAGGGATTTACCTGGCAGCAGGCTTTGGCACTGGTTTTTCTTTGCGGACTGATAAACATACTTATTACCGTCACAAGAATTAGAAAGATGCTGATAGCGGCAATACCTCAATCCCTCCAGTATGCTATAAGCGGAGGAATAGGCCTGTTTATAACATACATAGGAATTAAACAGGCGCATTTATTGGATTTTACAGTCAGCAGCGGCACTTATACTACACTTCCCAATGGAAACGTGGTTTCAGGAGACATTGTTCCGGCTCTTGCCGACTTTACCGATCCGGTAACTCAATTGGCATTAATCGGGCTTGTAATTACGGTTGTTTTAATGCTTTTAAAAGTCAGGGGAGCAATACTTTGGGGGATTATGGCAACCACAGTGATTGGACTGTTTATGGGCATAACACCTATTCCGGAACTGACAGCGTCAAACTTTTTGCCCCCGTCAATATCACCGACTTTCTTAAAGCTTGATTTGGCGGGACTTTTCACTGATCCGGCGAAGATACCGACAGTCTTGGCCACGATACTTGCCTTCAGCCTATCGGATACTTTTGATACAATAGGAACATTCCTGGGAACTGGCAGAAAGACCGGAATTTTTGACGAAGAAGACGAAAAAGCACTTCACTCAGGCAAAGGATTTAAATCAAGACTGGATAAGGCTTTGTTTGCAGACTCAACTGCAACGTCAATAGGAGCACTTTTAGGTACAAGCAATACTACCACTTATGTTGAAAGTGCTGCAGGAATCAGCGTGGGAGGAAGAACCGGTCTTACATCGGTTTTCACCGCATTGTTTTTCTTCCTGGCATTGTTCCTGTCACCGATTGCCGGTATGGTAACATCCGCCGCAACTGCTCCGGCACTTATTGTAGTGGGTATTTTGATGATGGAGTCCCTTGCCAAGATAAAATGGGATGAGTTTGAAGAAGCGGTTTCAGCATTTTTCACGGTTGTTGTAATGCCTTTTACATACAGCATTTCAAACGGAGTTGCGGCAGGTTTTGTATTCTATGTAATAACAAAAATTGTAAAAGGCAAAGCAAAAGAGGTACATCCAATCCTTTATGTAGTAGTGTTGCTTTTTATACTGAATTTCGTATTTTCCGCTTTAAAGCTATGA